From Cellulomonas chengniuliangii, the proteins below share one genomic window:
- a CDS encoding transglutaminaseTgpA domain-containing protein: MKAPREQRVVLRGARGALGSALVATAVGGCLLAVQPLIAPGPWLAAALAVVVLLALVTASARAVTRRRWAPTLVGALITAAGVLMYFGAPAGRVELVPDAGFVERLVAMTRIAFDLINASVIPMQASRPIVLLVVVGAAVLFLAADLVALGLGAPAWSALVLLTVWIPGIVLGAPASAPAIAITAIAYLLLLALSAAPADVSLGAGQRAGWSVAAAGGLVAMALAAGPLISSAPGWATLQLPQSGSHAAGPVRLDDSLDMRDSLGPRSEQVVLRYTVEGTADGSSLSDAATRADAQSIGPLRAFTLRDFDGRTWEHSGSDDPHPWERGELLTPDPALRGEVPDASAGLLAEVNVDVEGLRDSRLPVSTFARTVEIDGPWLYDDEQDEVVGERTTRRDTTYAMTVQIPDLTAADLRASAPGDAAEVEPYLAVPPTDHAQDVANLAREITAGASGAYEQAMALQSWFRDPRNFVYDTRVDAATSADSVWDFLQSKRGYCVQYATSMAIMARTLGVPARVGVGFLPGTPGNAGEYVVTGRQSHAWPELYFTDVGWVRFEPTPAVQTGSPPRWSDPLVAAPAPSVPAPAEPVAPAGPVPTASGAPAAPSQAVPEPDVDEAEIPRALTAPLAGIALALLLGIVVLVRRRTARVAQLSAEDAWEWLRGRLRRERITWSDAQTPRQVAALVRERAAEVRGEPLGPEADAALTRLADAVESDRYAPYPSPLSPDEVRGWARMVLEGVTAPAGDPADPVDAGAAQQ; the protein is encoded by the coding sequence GTGAAGGCGCCCCGCGAGCAGCGTGTCGTGCTGCGCGGAGCCCGAGGCGCCCTGGGCTCGGCACTGGTCGCGACGGCGGTCGGGGGCTGCCTGCTCGCCGTCCAGCCGCTGATCGCCCCTGGGCCGTGGCTCGCGGCGGCCCTCGCGGTGGTCGTGCTGCTCGCGCTCGTCACCGCGAGCGCGCGTGCGGTGACCCGCCGGCGGTGGGCGCCGACCCTCGTCGGCGCCCTCATCACGGCCGCCGGGGTGCTCATGTACTTCGGCGCCCCCGCGGGCCGCGTCGAGCTGGTGCCTGACGCGGGCTTCGTCGAACGCCTGGTGGCGATGACCCGCATCGCCTTCGACCTCATCAACGCCTCCGTCATCCCCATGCAGGCCTCCCGACCGATCGTGCTGCTCGTCGTGGTCGGCGCCGCGGTCCTCTTCCTCGCTGCCGACCTCGTGGCGCTAGGACTCGGCGCCCCCGCCTGGTCGGCTCTCGTCCTCTTGACCGTGTGGATTCCGGGGATCGTCCTCGGAGCGCCCGCCTCGGCGCCCGCCATCGCGATCACCGCGATCGCGTACCTGCTGCTCCTGGCCCTGTCGGCCGCCCCGGCCGATGTGAGCCTGGGGGCCGGCCAGCGGGCCGGCTGGTCAGTCGCGGCCGCCGGCGGCCTCGTCGCCATGGCGTTGGCCGCTGGACCGCTGATCTCGAGCGCGCCAGGCTGGGCCACGCTCCAGCTTCCGCAGTCCGGCTCCCACGCGGCTGGGCCTGTGCGGCTCGACGACTCCTTGGACATGCGCGACAGCCTGGGCCCGCGCTCGGAGCAGGTCGTCCTGCGCTACACGGTCGAGGGGACGGCCGACGGCTCGTCCCTGTCGGACGCTGCCACCCGAGCCGACGCCCAGTCCATCGGCCCGCTCCGCGCGTTCACGCTGCGCGACTTCGACGGCAGGACGTGGGAGCACTCCGGGTCGGATGACCCGCACCCCTGGGAGCGCGGCGAGCTCCTCACCCCGGACCCCGCCCTCCGTGGCGAGGTCCCCGACGCGTCCGCCGGGCTCCTCGCCGAGGTGAACGTCGACGTGGAGGGCCTGCGTGACTCGCGTCTACCGGTGAGCACGTTCGCCCGCACCGTGGAGATCGACGGGCCGTGGCTCTACGACGACGAGCAGGACGAGGTTGTCGGCGAGCGCACCACGCGCCGCGACACCACGTACGCGATGACGGTCCAGATCCCCGACCTGACCGCGGCGGACCTCCGCGCCTCCGCGCCCGGGGACGCCGCCGAGGTGGAGCCCTACCTCGCGGTGCCCCCGACCGACCACGCGCAGGACGTCGCGAACCTCGCCCGCGAGATCACCGCCGGAGCCTCCGGCGCCTACGAGCAGGCCATGGCGCTCCAGTCGTGGTTCCGCGATCCCCGGAACTTCGTCTACGACACCCGGGTCGACGCGGCGACCTCCGCGGACTCGGTGTGGGACTTCCTGCAGAGCAAGCGCGGGTACTGCGTGCAGTACGCCACCTCCATGGCGATCATGGCCCGCACCTTGGGCGTCCCCGCACGGGTCGGTGTGGGCTTCTTGCCGGGGACCCCCGGCAACGCTGGGGAGTACGTGGTCACCGGCCGGCAGTCCCACGCCTGGCCTGAGCTGTACTTCACCGATGTGGGATGGGTGAGGTTCGAGCCCACGCCCGCCGTGCAGACGGGCTCCCCGCCACGGTGGAGCGACCCGCTCGTGGCGGCCCCCGCGCCTTCCGTCCCGGCGCCCGCGGAGCCGGTCGCGCCGGCTGGCCCGGTCCCCACGGCGAGCGGCGCGCCCGCCGCTCCCAGCCAGGCCGTCCCCGAGCCCGACGTGGACGAGGCGGAGATCCCCCGGGCCCTGACGGCGCCGCTCGCCGGCATCGCCCTGGCGCTGCTGCTGGGCATCGTGGTGCTGGTGCGGCGCCGCACCGCCCGCGTCGCCCAACTCAGCGCGGAGGATGCCTGGGAGTGGCTCCGCGGGCGCCTGCGCCGGGAGCGCATCACGTGGTCGGACGCCCAGACACCGCGCCAGGTCGCGGCGCTGGTGCGGGAGCGGGCGGCGGAGGTCCGCGGGGAGCCATTGGGCCCCGAGGCGGATGCTGCTCTGACCAGGCTCGCCGACGCCGTCGAGAGCGACCGCTACGCGCCCTACCCATCGCCCCTGTCGCCGGACGAGGTGCGTGGTTGGGCCCGCATGGTGCTCGAGGGCGTCACGGCTCCGGCGGGCGACCCCGCCGATCCGGTCGATGCTGGGGCTGCGCAGCAGTAA
- a CDS encoding DUF3040 domain-containing protein: MSLRGSTGVVMPLSEYEQRVLEQMERQLTSDDPRLANTLASRGRRSVGRYVLASAVAVAGLLMLVAGAATRQAWIGVLGFVIMFGAVAFGFTHGSSKEPANGKATPTQGKPAGSQKRQAGFMTRLEQRWQHRRDQGGR; encoded by the coding sequence ATGTCTCTACGGGGGAGTACGGGGGTAGTAATGCCTCTGTCCGAGTACGAGCAGCGCGTACTGGAACAGATGGAGCGACAGCTCACATCTGACGACCCCAGACTCGCCAACACACTGGCCTCGCGGGGCCGGCGGTCTGTCGGCCGATACGTCCTCGCGAGCGCGGTCGCAGTCGCGGGACTCCTCATGCTGGTCGCGGGAGCCGCCACCCGGCAGGCCTGGATCGGCGTCCTCGGCTTCGTCATCATGTTCGGCGCGGTCGCCTTCGGGTTCACGCACGGCTCCTCCAAGGAGCCCGCGAACGGGAAGGCGACGCCGACGCAGGGGAAGCCTGCCGGCAGCCAGAAGCGCCAGGCCGGGTTCATGACGCGCCTCGAGCAGCGGTGGCAGCACCGGCGCGACCAGGGCGGGCGCTGA
- a CDS encoding UDP-N-acetylmuramoyl-L-alanyl-D-glutamate--2,6-diaminopimelate ligase, whose product MTSPQGRMRPQHPARHRVVDLVAAFDLSVRGVVPGHDALLSGVSVASGDVQPGDLFVALSGLKVHGATYAAQALEAGAVAILTDEAGAELLAAAQPPVPVLVTADPRALAGPVAAWAHDHPAHGIVTVGVTGTNGKTTTSYFVDAALRAQHASTGVMGTVELRIGPEAIESPRTTVEAPVVQSILALMHERGATACTMEVSSHALALGRVGGLEFDVVGFTNLQRDHLDFHGDMEGYFRDKSRLFAVGQARRGVVVVDDEWGQRLAAEAPIPVESVSTLVEGPSAQTADWAVTSADIGLDGIGSSFTLRGPDGTEHAAASPLPGRVNVSNAALAIVLAHRAGVDLPTAIAAVGHASAIPGRMERVVERGDGMPLGLVDYAHTPDALVLALDAVRPITPGRLILVFGSDGDRDQGKRPMMGEIGARQADVLIVTDENPRSEEPAAIRAAILSGVRTVRPDLADVHEATSRSQAIHDAFEIATERDTIIITGKGHEPTQEIAGVFHRYNDRDVLRAAAQARRELEGQDA is encoded by the coding sequence ATGACGTCCCCCCAGGGTCGGATGCGCCCGCAGCACCCAGCCAGACATCGGGTCGTCGACCTCGTCGCCGCGTTCGACCTGTCCGTCCGCGGCGTCGTCCCTGGCCATGACGCCCTCCTGAGCGGCGTCAGCGTGGCGAGCGGCGACGTCCAGCCCGGCGACCTCTTCGTGGCCCTGAGCGGCCTGAAGGTCCATGGCGCGACGTACGCGGCCCAGGCCCTCGAGGCCGGCGCCGTCGCGATCCTCACCGACGAGGCCGGCGCGGAGCTCCTCGCCGCCGCCCAGCCACCCGTGCCCGTCCTGGTCACCGCGGACCCTCGCGCGCTGGCGGGCCCGGTCGCGGCCTGGGCGCACGACCACCCGGCGCACGGGATCGTCACGGTCGGCGTCACGGGCACCAACGGCAAGACCACCACGAGCTACTTCGTCGACGCGGCGCTGCGCGCCCAGCACGCGAGCACCGGGGTCATGGGCACCGTGGAGCTGCGGATCGGGCCGGAGGCCATCGAGAGCCCTCGCACCACGGTCGAGGCGCCGGTGGTGCAGTCCATCCTGGCGCTCATGCACGAGCGCGGTGCGACCGCCTGCACCATGGAGGTCTCGTCGCACGCGCTGGCGCTGGGCCGGGTCGGCGGTCTCGAGTTCGACGTCGTCGGGTTCACCAACCTCCAGCGCGACCACCTCGACTTCCATGGCGACATGGAGGGGTACTTCCGGGACAAGTCGCGGCTGTTCGCGGTCGGCCAGGCCCGCCGCGGCGTGGTCGTGGTGGACGACGAGTGGGGCCAGCGGCTCGCCGCCGAGGCGCCGATCCCCGTCGAGTCCGTCTCGACCCTGGTCGAGGGCCCGTCGGCTCAGACCGCCGACTGGGCGGTGACCAGCGCCGACATCGGCCTCGACGGCATCGGCTCGAGCTTCACCCTCCGCGGTCCGGACGGGACCGAGCACGCCGCCGCGAGCCCGCTGCCGGGGCGGGTGAACGTGTCGAACGCCGCACTGGCCATCGTCCTCGCGCACCGCGCCGGGGTGGACCTGCCGACGGCCATCGCCGCGGTCGGCCACGCCTCGGCGATCCCCGGGCGCATGGAGCGGGTCGTCGAGCGCGGCGACGGCATGCCGCTCGGGCTGGTCGACTACGCGCACACGCCGGACGCGCTGGTGCTCGCCTTGGACGCCGTGCGCCCCATCACGCCCGGACGGCTGATCCTGGTCTTCGGGTCGGACGGCGACCGTGACCAGGGCAAGCGCCCCATGATGGGCGAGATCGGCGCGCGGCAGGCCGATGTGCTGATCGTCACCGACGAGAACCCGCGCTCCGAGGAGCCGGCGGCCATCCGCGCCGCGATCCTCTCCGGGGTGCGGACCGTGCGCCCTGACCTCGCCGACGTGCACGAGGCGACCAGCCGCAGCCAGGCCATCCACGACGCCTTCGAGATCGCGACGGAGCGGGACACCATCATCATCACGGGCAAGGGTCACGAGCCGACCCAGGAGATCGCCGGGGTCTTCCACCGGTACAACGACCGTGACGTGCTGCGGGCCGCAGCACAGGCGCGGCGCGAGCTCGAAGGGCAGGACGCGTGA
- the mraZ gene encoding division/cell wall cluster transcriptional repressor MraZ, with the protein MESTFSGFGSSAPFLGTYTPRLDDKGRLILPAKFRAQLAPGLVMTRGQERCLFLLPMDEFRRMHDQIRQAPVTSKQARDYLRVFLSGASDELPDKQGRISIPPMLRTYAGLDREVAVIGAGSRVEVWDLAAWESYLAEQEAGYAETAEEVFPNGPF; encoded by the coding sequence ATCGAGTCGACCTTCAGCGGCTTCGGCTCCTCCGCGCCGTTCCTGGGCACCTACACGCCCCGGCTCGACGACAAGGGGCGGCTGATCCTTCCCGCCAAGTTCCGCGCCCAGCTGGCCCCGGGACTGGTCATGACCCGTGGCCAGGAGCGATGCCTCTTCCTGCTGCCGATGGACGAGTTCCGGCGCATGCACGACCAGATCCGCCAGGCGCCGGTGACCAGCAAGCAGGCGCGGGACTACCTGCGCGTCTTCCTCTCTGGAGCCAGCGACGAGCTGCCCGACAAGCAGGGCCGCATCTCGATCCCTCCGATGCTGCGCACCTACGCCGGCCTGGACCGGGAGGTCGCCGTGATCGGCGCCGGATCCCGGGTCGAGGTGTGGGACCTCGCCGCGTGGGAGTCGTACCTCGCTGAGCAGGAGGCCGGCTACGCCGAGACCGCCGAGGAGGTCTTCCCGAACGGCCCGTTCTGA
- the rsmH gene encoding 16S rRNA (cytosine(1402)-N(4))-methyltransferase RsmH, translating to MHPDVDGREPDDASTRHTPVLLERCLELLAPALEAPGAVMVDSTLGMGGHTEAVLARFPHVRVIGLDRDPQALALAGRRLAPFGERFTPVHAIYDEILDVLDSLGIPAVQGVLMDLGVSSLQLDETERGFSYSQDAPLDMRMDATVGQTAADVLNTYDVRDLTRILREYGEERFAQRIARRIVAQRETAPLARTGELVDILRASIPAATRKTGGNPAKRTFQALRIEVNGELEVLERALPASIEALAVGGRIVVEAYHSLEDRLVKRALAVGATSSAPPGLPVEPETHRPFLRLVTRGAEEADELERERNPRSQSVRLRAAERLRDTPDHLRDRGAPRRSS from the coding sequence ATGCACCCTGACGTGGACGGCCGCGAGCCTGACGACGCGTCGACGCGCCACACCCCGGTGCTGCTCGAGCGCTGCCTCGAGCTGCTCGCGCCGGCGCTCGAGGCGCCGGGCGCCGTGATGGTCGACTCGACCCTCGGCATGGGGGGCCACACCGAGGCGGTGCTGGCCCGATTCCCGCACGTCCGGGTGATCGGCCTCGACCGGGACCCCCAGGCGCTGGCCCTCGCAGGGAGGCGGCTGGCCCCGTTCGGCGAGCGCTTCACCCCTGTGCACGCGATCTACGACGAGATCCTCGACGTCCTGGACTCCCTCGGCATCCCCGCCGTGCAGGGAGTCCTCATGGACCTCGGCGTCTCCTCGCTGCAGCTCGACGAGACGGAGCGTGGCTTCTCGTACTCCCAGGACGCCCCGCTGGACATGCGGATGGACGCGACCGTCGGGCAGACCGCGGCGGACGTCCTCAACACCTACGACGTCCGCGACCTCACCCGCATCCTGCGGGAGTACGGGGAGGAGCGGTTCGCCCAGCGCATCGCTCGACGCATCGTGGCCCAGCGGGAGACGGCGCCGCTGGCGCGCACCGGAGAGCTCGTGGACATCCTGCGGGCCAGCATCCCGGCGGCCACCCGCAAGACCGGCGGCAACCCCGCCAAGCGCACCTTCCAGGCCTTGCGGATCGAGGTGAACGGCGAGCTCGAGGTCCTCGAGCGGGCCCTTCCCGCGTCGATCGAGGCGCTGGCCGTCGGCGGGCGCATCGTCGTGGAGGCCTACCACTCCCTCGAGGACCGGCTGGTCAAGCGGGCGCTCGCGGTGGGGGCCACGTCGAGCGCGCCCCCCGGGCTCCCCGTGGAGCCCGAGACCCATCGGCCGTTCCTGCGCCTGGTCACCCGCGGCGCGGAGGAGGCCGACGAGCTCGAGCGGGAGCGCAACCCCCGCTCCCAATCGGTGCGGCTGCGCGCCGCGGAACGACTGCGCGACACCCCAGACCATCTGCGAGACCGAGGCGCACCGAGGAGATCGTCATGA
- a CDS encoding peptidoglycan D,D-transpeptidase FtsI family protein — translation MLTVFAGRLVYVQGINGEAVAQEALQQRLGRDSTLAVRGQITDAKGDVLARSVERYTLAVNQVELAEWSVRGSEPRIGGPSGAAAKLAPLLEMNAAELGALLTGESTWKVVKKGLLPEQMRAIKKLSIGGVQFERVLSRVYPNGSVAGNLLGWVNAEGVGAQGLESMLDNQLTGSPGTFVWERGKGGQAIPGGYEESTDAVEGDTVQLTIHSDLQWKAEEAINAQVAATGADGGAVIVMDVVTGEILALADSGSVDPNAPTGDLNGSRAISDVFEPGSTAKVITMAAALENGVVDPLTQFEVPYLYTTENNQTFKDSHEHAGQRLTTTGVLAQSSNTGTVMIGEKLPLAVRHDYLSRFGFGAKTGIELPQESRGILHPWEEWDGRTKHAVLFGQGVSVTALQATQVFATIANDGVRVQPHLIKGWTSADGQYTASTQAAPTQVVSKVTADTVLSMLESVVDDGTGGGAAVPGYRVAGKTGTAQSFNPKGISASFIGVAPADEPRIAVSVVLHNPRTSEWGGTVAAPVFSAVTRDALLELGVPPSGAVATLYPTTW, via the coding sequence GTGCTGACAGTGTTCGCAGGCCGGCTCGTGTACGTGCAGGGGATCAATGGCGAGGCCGTCGCCCAGGAGGCGTTGCAGCAGCGGCTCGGCCGCGACTCGACGTTGGCCGTCCGCGGCCAGATCACCGACGCCAAGGGCGATGTCCTGGCGCGCTCCGTCGAGCGGTACACCCTGGCCGTGAACCAGGTGGAGCTCGCCGAGTGGTCGGTGCGCGGCTCGGAGCCGCGGATCGGCGGGCCGTCGGGCGCCGCCGCCAAGCTCGCCCCGCTGCTCGAGATGAACGCCGCGGAGCTGGGCGCGCTGCTCACGGGCGAGAGCACCTGGAAGGTGGTCAAGAAGGGCCTGCTCCCCGAGCAGATGCGCGCCATCAAGAAGCTGTCGATCGGCGGCGTGCAGTTCGAGCGCGTGCTGAGCCGCGTCTACCCGAACGGGTCGGTCGCGGGGAACCTGCTGGGCTGGGTCAACGCGGAGGGTGTGGGCGCCCAGGGCCTCGAATCGATGCTCGACAACCAGCTCACCGGGTCGCCCGGGACGTTCGTCTGGGAGCGGGGCAAGGGCGGGCAGGCCATCCCCGGGGGATATGAGGAGTCGACGGACGCGGTCGAGGGGGACACCGTCCAGCTCACGATCCACAGCGACCTGCAGTGGAAGGCCGAGGAGGCCATCAACGCCCAGGTGGCGGCGACGGGCGCCGACGGCGGCGCCGTGATCGTGATGGACGTCGTGACCGGGGAGATCCTGGCGTTGGCCGACTCTGGATCGGTCGACCCGAACGCCCCCACCGGCGACCTGAACGGCTCGCGGGCGATCTCAGACGTGTTCGAGCCCGGATCGACGGCCAAGGTCATCACCATGGCCGCCGCCCTCGAGAACGGCGTGGTGGACCCGCTGACGCAGTTCGAGGTGCCGTACTTGTACACGACGGAGAACAACCAGACCTTCAAGGACTCCCACGAGCACGCGGGCCAGCGGCTGACGACGACCGGGGTGCTGGCGCAGTCCTCGAACACTGGCACGGTGATGATCGGCGAGAAGCTCCCGCTGGCGGTGCGCCACGACTACCTGTCCCGGTTCGGGTTCGGCGCCAAGACCGGGATCGAGCTGCCGCAGGAGTCCCGCGGCATCCTGCACCCGTGGGAGGAGTGGGACGGCCGCACCAAGCACGCGGTGCTATTCGGCCAGGGGGTCTCGGTCACGGCGCTGCAGGCGACCCAGGTGTTCGCGACCATCGCCAACGACGGCGTGCGGGTGCAGCCCCACCTGATCAAGGGCTGGACGTCGGCGGACGGGCAGTACACCGCCTCGACCCAGGCCGCGCCCACGCAAGTCGTCTCGAAGGTCACGGCCGACACCGTGCTCTCCATGCTCGAGAGTGTGGTCGACGACGGCACGGGCGGGGGAGCGGCGGTGCCCGGCTACCGGGTGGCCGGCAAGACCGGCACGGCGCAGTCGTTCAACCCCAAGGGGATCTCCGCCTCCTTCATCGGCGTGGCCCCCGCGGACGAGCCCCGCATCGCCGTGAGCGTGGTGCTGCACAACCCACGCACCTCCGAGTGGGGCGGCACGGTCGCGGCGCCGGTCTTCAGCGCGGTCACCCGTGACGCGCTGCTCGAGCTGGGGGTGCCGCCGAGCGGCGCCGTCGCGACGCTCTACCCGACGACGTGGTGA
- a CDS encoding DUF58 domain-containing protein, translating into MALGIALGAVDLAQISAVALLLVVGAFVVTALRDPGRGRHRLRVHRSVSPSPVHAGSEAHVSVEVVADDLTGRVRLGGLRLGEQASAELSGGRPLRARVVRTHRSVGLTYPVHPARRGRWELGPLIVTWKDPFGVVRSSTALGGQAVIAVWPAVTDLPTPRGFLVAEPDRVSLGARSPSTDDSSLREYQLGDDLRRVHWRSSARRGELVVRSDERAGTRPVTVLLDLPGQVDALDWTISLGASMALAMLDAGHPVRLLGPPSPPGSDTADGVHARPGHAARAELLDRMIDVQSPAAADAEDQLLTAVRLHLGSSNGNEIVMAIVGPLSAPTRSALGQLATGAEGWAMVRTDPEWSVNDRHEAERTVSQLRKLGWRVCAVQPGDDLRDSWSRMLGARS; encoded by the coding sequence GTGGCATTGGGGATCGCTCTCGGCGCGGTCGACCTGGCGCAGATCAGCGCGGTGGCGCTGCTCCTGGTCGTCGGGGCCTTCGTCGTCACCGCGCTCCGAGACCCCGGACGCGGGCGGCACCGGCTGCGGGTGCACCGCAGCGTCAGCCCCAGCCCCGTCCACGCCGGCTCCGAGGCACACGTCAGCGTCGAGGTCGTCGCCGACGACCTGACCGGCCGCGTGCGGCTCGGCGGGCTCCGGCTCGGCGAGCAGGCCTCCGCCGAGCTGTCCGGCGGGCGCCCGCTGCGCGCACGGGTGGTGCGCACCCACAGGTCCGTCGGCCTGACCTACCCGGTGCACCCCGCCCGCCGCGGCAGGTGGGAGCTGGGGCCGCTCATCGTCACGTGGAAAGACCCTTTCGGAGTGGTGCGCTCCAGCACCGCGCTGGGCGGGCAGGCGGTCATCGCCGTCTGGCCGGCGGTGACGGACTTGCCGACGCCGCGCGGGTTCCTCGTCGCCGAGCCGGACCGGGTCTCGCTGGGCGCCCGGAGCCCTTCCACGGACGACTCCTCGCTGCGGGAGTACCAGCTCGGCGACGACCTGCGGCGCGTGCACTGGCGGAGCAGCGCCAGGCGGGGCGAGCTCGTCGTGCGGTCCGACGAGCGCGCCGGCACCCGGCCGGTCACGGTGCTGCTCGACCTGCCCGGCCAGGTGGACGCCCTCGACTGGACGATCTCCTTGGGCGCCTCCATGGCCCTGGCGATGCTCGACGCCGGCCATCCGGTCCGGCTGCTCGGGCCGCCGTCGCCTCCGGGTTCGGACACCGCCGACGGCGTGCACGCGCGCCCCGGCCACGCCGCCCGCGCCGAGCTGCTCGACCGGATGATCGACGTGCAGTCCCCCGCGGCCGCAGACGCGGAGGACCAGTTGCTCACCGCGGTGCGCCTGCACCTGGGCAGCAGCAACGGCAATGAGATCGTGATGGCCATCGTCGGGCCGCTGAGCGCGCCCACACGCAGCGCCCTCGGGCAGCTCGCGACCGGCGCCGAGGGCTGGGCCATGGTGCGCACCGACCCGGAGTGGTCCGTCAACGACCGCCACGAGGCGGAGCGCACGGTCAGCCAGCTGCGGAAGCTGGGCTGGCGGGTGTGCGCCGTGCAACCCGGTGACGACCTCCGGGACAGCTGGAGCCGGATGCTGGGGGCACGATCGTGA
- a CDS encoding AAA family ATPase, which yields MLQAVPTTSELTELVETTDQIRAGIETVVTGRSEIVGITVAVLLAEGHLLLEDVPGVGKTTLAKALARTIACSVGRIQFTPDLLPSDLTGVNIYRSQTHEFEFRPGPLFAHIVIGDEINRASPKTQSALLECMQETQATVDGKTYALPRPFLVIATQNPVEMEGTYPLPEAQRDRFMARLTVGYPSLDAELDMLDLQETADPLGALRPVTDAAQVAQHVATARRLYAAPGVKRYVVDLVTATRGDTGLRLGASPRASIQLLRAAKALAAMSGRDHVLPDDVQRLAEPVLAHRLIASTEARLSGRSTSDIVQDIVARIPLPSSSAAPRERRATG from the coding sequence ATGCTGCAGGCTGTGCCGACGACCTCCGAGCTCACGGAGCTGGTCGAGACGACCGACCAGATCCGCGCGGGGATCGAGACGGTGGTCACCGGCCGGTCCGAGATCGTCGGGATCACGGTCGCCGTCCTGCTGGCCGAGGGCCACCTGCTGCTCGAGGACGTGCCCGGTGTCGGCAAGACCACGCTCGCCAAGGCGCTCGCCCGCACGATCGCGTGCAGCGTGGGGCGGATCCAGTTCACGCCCGACCTGCTGCCCAGCGACCTCACCGGCGTCAACATCTACCGCAGCCAGACCCACGAGTTCGAGTTCCGGCCGGGCCCGCTCTTCGCCCACATCGTCATCGGCGACGAGATCAACCGCGCCTCCCCCAAGACGCAGTCGGCGCTGCTCGAGTGCATGCAGGAGACGCAGGCGACGGTCGACGGCAAGACCTACGCCCTGCCCCGCCCGTTCCTGGTGATCGCTACCCAGAACCCCGTCGAGATGGAGGGGACGTACCCCCTCCCCGAGGCGCAGCGCGACCGCTTCATGGCGCGCCTGACCGTGGGCTATCCCAGCCTCGACGCCGAGCTCGACATGCTGGACCTGCAAGAGACGGCCGACCCGCTCGGCGCACTGCGACCCGTCACCGACGCCGCGCAGGTCGCCCAGCACGTCGCCACTGCCCGCCGGCTGTACGCGGCGCCCGGGGTCAAGCGGTACGTGGTCGACCTGGTGACCGCGACCCGCGGTGACACCGGCCTGCGCCTGGGGGCCTCCCCGCGAGCCTCCATCCAGCTGCTGCGCGCCGCCAAGGCGCTCGCGGCGATGTCCGGGCGCGACCACGTGCTGCCGGACGACGTGCAGCGGCTCGCCGAGCCCGTGCTGGCCCACCGCTTGATCGCGAGCACCGAGGCGCGGCTCTCCGGCCGGTCCACCAGCGACATCGTCCAGGACATCGTGGCCCGCATCCCACTGCCCTCCTCGAGCGCGGCGCCCCGCGAACGGCGGGCGACCGGCTGA